One genomic window of Aliiroseovarius sp. M344 includes the following:
- the hisD gene encoding histidinol dehydrogenase, which yields MTIEHLKRGKPEADRAEDDAKTAAVVAATLKDIETRGDTAVRELANKFDGYDRDSYRLTQDEIDALIAKVSPRDLEDIKFAQAQVVNFAQAQRDSMLDIEVETMPGVILGHKNIPVQSVGCYVPGGKFPMVASAHMSVATAKVAGVPRIIACTPPFKGEPNPAVIAAMHLGGAHEIYVLGGIQAVGAMALGTETIDPVHLLVGPGNAFVAEAKRQLFGRVGIDLFAGPTETMVIADETVDAEMCATDLLGQAEHGYDSPAVLVTNSRKLAEDTLTEIDRILEILPTAGTAGVSWQDYGEVILCDSYDEMLAVADDIASEHVQVMTDRDDWFLENMTCYGALFLGPRTNVSNGDKVIGTNHTLPTKKAGRYTGGLWVGKYLKTHSYQKITTDEAAAKIGAYGSRLCLLEGFVGHAEQCNLRVRRYGGQNVPYGEAAE from the coding sequence ATGACAATAGAACACCTTAAACGTGGCAAGCCCGAAGCAGATCGCGCGGAAGACGATGCGAAAACCGCAGCTGTTGTGGCCGCGACGTTGAAGGATATCGAAACCCGTGGCGACACCGCCGTGCGCGAGTTGGCCAATAAGTTCGACGGCTATGATCGCGACAGCTATCGCCTGACCCAAGACGAGATCGACGCCCTGATCGCCAAGGTCAGCCCGCGTGATCTGGAAGACATCAAGTTTGCACAGGCGCAGGTGGTGAATTTCGCGCAAGCCCAACGCGACAGCATGCTGGATATCGAGGTCGAGACGATGCCCGGCGTCATTCTGGGTCACAAGAACATCCCCGTGCAATCTGTCGGCTGCTACGTGCCCGGCGGCAAGTTCCCGATGGTAGCATCAGCCCACATGTCAGTCGCCACCGCCAAAGTTGCCGGTGTCCCGCGCATTATCGCTTGCACACCGCCCTTTAAGGGTGAACCCAACCCCGCAGTGATCGCAGCAATGCATCTGGGTGGCGCGCATGAGATCTATGTGCTGGGCGGTATTCAGGCTGTCGGTGCGATGGCCCTTGGCACCGAAACCATCGACCCTGTTCACCTGCTGGTCGGACCCGGCAATGCATTTGTGGCTGAAGCCAAGCGGCAGCTTTTTGGCCGGGTTGGCATCGATCTGTTCGCAGGCCCGACCGAGACCATGGTGATTGCCGATGAAACGGTGGACGCTGAGATGTGCGCGACTGACCTTTTGGGACAGGCTGAACACGGCTATGACTCCCCAGCTGTGCTGGTGACGAACTCCCGCAAGCTCGCCGAGGACACTCTAACCGAGATCGACCGCATCCTTGAGATCTTGCCCACTGCCGGTACCGCGGGCGTCAGTTGGCAAGATTACGGCGAGGTCATCCTTTGTGACAGCTATGACGAGATGCTGGCGGTCGCAGATGACATCGCGTCCGAGCATGTTCAGGTGATGACCGACCGTGACGATTGGTTTCTAGAGAACATGACCTGCTATGGCGCGCTGTTCCTTGGTCCGCGCACCAATGTCTCGAACGGCGATAAGGTGATCGGCACCAACCACACGCTGCCCACCAAGAAGGCCGGGCGCTATACCGGCGGGCTGTGGGTTGGCAAGTATTTGAAAACGCACAGTTATCAGAAAATCACGACAGACGAGGCCGCCGCAAAGATCGGCGCTTATGGCTCGCGTTTGTGCCTTCTGGAAGGTTTTGTGGGCCATGCCGAACAATGCAACCTGCGTGTGCGCCGTTATGGCGGACAGAATGTCCCTTACGGTGAGGCCGCCGAGTAA
- a CDS encoding ester cyclase, with translation MSTPAHFKSLIAPLRAAMAEFSEVGARAALGGVLAEDAQVRLSHPLGDMTGAELYDHAYAPLFEAMPDLERRDLIVVAGSDGDGGNWVGCMGHYMGTFAAPFLDIPPTGHLAHMRYHEFYRIERDMIIEMQAIWDLPELMMQAGAWPMVPSLGREFCVPSPMTQDGLSEHDPKTSQASHDLVINMLTNLSRHPSEGGQEIMQADKFWHPRMNWYGPAGVGTARGLAGFRNWHQIPFLNALPDRKGGTTGTLQSHFFADGNYVAVTGWPNMQMTVTGDGWLGIAPAGQKITMKSLDFWRIEGDRIRENWVLVDLLDVYAQLGVDVFARLREFNKARVPGRIPFPIGAA, from the coding sequence ATGAGCACGCCTGCGCATTTCAAATCCTTGATCGCACCCCTGCGTGCAGCCATGGCGGAGTTTTCCGAAGTTGGTGCGCGCGCGGCGCTGGGTGGTGTGCTGGCAGAGGATGCACAAGTGCGGCTCTCGCACCCCTTAGGCGACATGACCGGGGCGGAGCTTTACGACCACGCCTATGCACCGCTCTTTGAGGCCATGCCAGACCTCGAAAGACGCGACCTGATCGTCGTTGCGGGCAGCGATGGGGATGGTGGCAATTGGGTCGGATGCATGGGGCACTATATGGGCACCTTCGCCGCACCGTTCCTCGATATTCCGCCCACCGGACATCTTGCCCATATGCGGTATCACGAGTTCTACCGTATTGAACGGGACATGATCATCGAGATGCAGGCGATCTGGGACCTGCCGGAATTGATGATGCAGGCCGGGGCGTGGCCGATGGTGCCAAGCCTTGGGCGCGAGTTCTGCGTACCGTCTCCGATGACCCAAGACGGTCTGTCAGAGCATGACCCGAAGACCAGTCAGGCCAGCCATGATCTGGTGATCAACATGCTCACCAACTTATCGCGCCATCCCTCCGAAGGAGGGCAGGAGATCATGCAGGCCGACAAGTTTTGGCACCCACGCATGAATTGGTACGGCCCAGCGGGCGTCGGCACGGCACGCGGGCTAGCCGGCTTTCGCAACTGGCACCAGATCCCGTTTCTGAACGCTCTGCCTGACCGCAAGGGCGGCACCACCGGCACACTCCAGTCGCATTTCTTCGCGGACGGGAACTATGTCGCCGTCACCGGCTGGCCTAACATGCAAATGACCGTGACCGGTGACGGCTGGCTGGGAATCGCGCCCGCCGGGCAGAAGATCACCATGAAGAGCCTCGATTTCTGGCGCATCGAAGGCGACCGCATCCGCGAAAACTGGGTGTTGGTGGACTTGCTGGACGTCTATGCCCAGCTGGGCGTAGATGTGTTTGCCCGGTTGCGTGAGTTCAACAAAGCGCGCGTTCCGGGCCGCATACCATTCCCGATAGGAGCCGCCTGA
- a CDS encoding GMC family oxidoreductase codes for MTSRADFIVVGAGSAGCIAAAELVRREAGSVLLLEAGPTDKSPLVKMPFGLVWMMGKPHRDWCYKSTPQVHLGGRQLNVTRGRMVGGSGSINSMVWFRGRKDDFDNWQLPGWSWADVERAFESIEARLTPNRMQGAHPVTEALHSLFPEHGTTPPSPEYESAGVFAFNMVDGRRRSAADGFVKPAPPGLTLATGQEVDRVLFEGDATRGIRLVDGTELRANKGVILSAGSIGSPSILMRSGVGPRAELQALGIDVRHNSEEVGANLHDHPAAGLHFAGSGSGYGLTPAQMPGWAVAPFQYLMTRRGRFASPTVEGGGFFNARGLDEAPDVQSHFIPFKLGWEGKRYVYGSGYFADVGVCRPKSRGALRLTSRDPQAAPDIDLGLFNDGSDLDTLVAGLKRLRILMEQVDFGARHAPEAFPGPAVQSDEALRAHIRDRGATAYHPVGTLRMGEGSAPVDPRLAVRGVNGLWVADASVMPAVTSANTNAPSMMIGHRAAQFIAEDAA; via the coding sequence ATGACATCACGGGCAGACTTCATCGTAGTAGGCGCGGGCTCGGCTGGCTGCATCGCAGCGGCTGAGCTGGTCCGGCGCGAAGCCGGTTCGGTGTTGTTGCTTGAGGCTGGTCCCACAGACAAATCTCCATTGGTGAAGATGCCCTTCGGTCTGGTCTGGATGATGGGGAAGCCCCACCGGGATTGGTGTTACAAATCGACCCCACAGGTCCATCTTGGCGGACGGCAGTTGAACGTCACGCGTGGCCGCATGGTCGGCGGATCGGGGTCTATCAACTCGATGGTCTGGTTCCGGGGTCGTAAGGATGACTTCGACAACTGGCAGCTTCCGGGCTGGTCATGGGCCGATGTCGAACGCGCGTTTGAGTCTATCGAGGCCCGCCTTACACCCAATAGAATGCAAGGCGCACATCCGGTGACGGAAGCACTGCATAGCCTGTTTCCTGAACACGGAACAACGCCACCGTCGCCTGAGTATGAAAGCGCAGGTGTTTTTGCATTCAACATGGTGGATGGGCGTCGTCGCTCGGCCGCTGATGGGTTCGTCAAACCCGCCCCACCGGGTCTGACGCTCGCGACCGGGCAAGAAGTGGATCGCGTGCTGTTTGAAGGCGACGCGACACGCGGTATACGTCTTGTGGATGGCACCGAATTACGCGCCAACAAGGGCGTGATCTTGTCGGCGGGCTCCATTGGATCGCCTTCAATCCTGATGCGATCTGGTGTCGGTCCAAGGGCGGAACTGCAGGCTCTCGGCATCGATGTTCGCCACAACTCAGAAGAGGTTGGCGCAAACTTGCACGACCATCCTGCTGCTGGTTTGCATTTTGCCGGGTCCGGGTCTGGCTACGGGCTGACTCCTGCGCAAATGCCGGGATGGGCTGTCGCACCATTCCAATACCTCATGACGCGTCGGGGGCGCTTTGCCTCGCCCACAGTTGAAGGCGGTGGATTTTTCAACGCGCGCGGATTGGACGAAGCTCCGGACGTGCAAAGCCATTTCATACCTTTCAAGTTAGGATGGGAAGGCAAACGGTACGTTTACGGATCGGGCTATTTCGCGGATGTCGGCGTGTGCCGTCCCAAGTCACGCGGTGCGCTCAGGTTGACCAGCCGTGATCCGCAGGCTGCGCCTGATATTGATCTGGGGCTGTTCAATGACGGTTCCGATCTGGACACACTGGTGGCTGGTCTGAAGCGGTTACGGATCCTCATGGAACAGGTCGATTTCGGCGCGCGGCATGCCCCCGAAGCCTTCCCCGGCCCAGCCGTTCAGTCTGACGAAGCGCTGCGGGCGCACATCAGGGATCGCGGTGCGACGGCCTATCACCCAGTGGGCACCCTGAGGATGGGGGAAGGCAGCGCGCCAGTCGATCCGCGCCTCGCAGTGCGCGGTGTGAACGGGCTTTGGGTGGCGGATGCCTCCGTCATGCCAGCTGTCACGTCAGCAAACACCAACGCCCCATCCATGATGATCGGCCACCGAGCCGCACAATTTATTGCAGAGGATGCAGCATGA
- a CDS encoding ester cyclase, with product MKGSRPEQAVLTRDTDMSKTEDTRRVIETMVDGLNDHRINDIGEFFSQGFRWMGNQGCGTKTGLKEFQDNWQRPFQAAFSDKTCIDEARLYMGEWAAAFGRQEATHSGEFLGIAPTGRRIEIRYMDFWKVVDGKIVDNWVNVDFAHVAAQLGVDLFNGEGWEAYDRGEREAPRPE from the coding sequence ATGAAAGGTTCCCGCCCCGAACAAGCGGTCCTGACCCGTGACACGGATATGTCGAAAACTGAAGATACCCGCCGGGTGATTGAAACGATGGTGGATGGCCTCAATGACCATCGTATCAACGACATTGGCGAGTTTTTCAGCCAAGGATTCCGCTGGATGGGCAATCAGGGGTGCGGCACGAAAACCGGCCTGAAAGAGTTTCAGGACAATTGGCAGCGCCCCTTTCAGGCGGCGTTCTCGGACAAAACCTGCATAGACGAGGCCCGCCTTTATATGGGCGAATGGGCCGCCGCATTTGGACGTCAGGAAGCCACGCATTCCGGTGAATTTCTGGGCATTGCCCCCACCGGAAGACGCATCGAAATCCGGTACATGGATTTCTGGAAAGTGGTGGATGGCAAAATCGTCGACAACTGGGTGAATGTCGATTTCGCCCACGTGGCCGCTCAGCTGGGCGTCGACCTCTTCAATGGTGAAGGCTGGGAAGCATATGACCGGGGCGAGCGCGAAGCCCCCCGGCCTGAGTAA
- a CDS encoding ester cyclase, giving the protein MKGFSNRWKDFPDYIIGITKEIWEERGVGTLNQYYAPDIPVRSPMGISQGNQSVIAATMATINEFPDRELRAEDVIWSDHPEYGLLSSHRLITSATHTRDGQFGPASGKQWTVRVIADCAAKNDTIYDEWLVRDYGGIVRQLGMDPAEYAANLISAEGGPDHANPVFLPENDIAGDYAGRGNDNEWGQRYADLLARIMDHDFNCIYSEYDRAVIGEYAGAKNALGWAQCLEFWVGLRSSFPHAEFRVHHQIGMDADMLSPRAALRWSLDGTHDGWGSFGKPTGKRVHVFGMSHAEFGPWGLRRECALYDEIAIWKQILMQTGAC; this is encoded by the coding sequence ATGAAGGGATTTTCAAACCGGTGGAAAGATTTCCCCGACTATATCATCGGCATTACCAAGGAGATCTGGGAAGAACGGGGGGTCGGAACCCTTAACCAGTATTATGCGCCGGATATCCCCGTGCGCTCGCCCATGGGCATCAGTCAGGGCAACCAATCGGTTATTGCCGCGACAATGGCCACGATAAACGAATTCCCTGACCGCGAATTACGAGCTGAAGATGTCATTTGGTCTGATCATCCCGAATACGGGCTTTTGTCATCGCATAGATTAATTACCTCTGCCACGCATACGCGAGACGGCCAGTTTGGCCCTGCATCCGGTAAACAATGGACAGTGCGCGTCATCGCGGATTGTGCTGCGAAAAATGACACGATCTATGATGAGTGGCTGGTTCGAGATTATGGCGGGATCGTGCGCCAACTGGGCATGGACCCGGCGGAATATGCCGCGAATCTGATTTCAGCCGAAGGTGGTCCGGATCATGCCAATCCAGTGTTTCTGCCAGAGAACGACATAGCGGGCGACTATGCTGGACGGGGTAATGACAACGAATGGGGCCAGCGATATGCCGACCTTCTTGCCCGAATTATGGACCACGATTTCAACTGTATTTATTCGGAATATGACCGTGCAGTGATTGGGGAATATGCGGGTGCGAAGAACGCACTTGGATGGGCGCAATGTCTGGAGTTTTGGGTAGGACTCCGATCCTCTTTCCCGCATGCTGAATTTCGTGTCCATCACCAGATCGGAATGGATGCCGATATGCTTAGCCCGCGCGCAGCACTGCGCTGGTCGCTGGATGGCACTCATGATGGTTGGGGCAGTTTTGGAAAACCAACCGGCAAACGCGTCCATGTTTTTGGTATGAGCCACGCCGAGTTTGGCCCGTGGGGTCTGCGCCGAGAATGTGCACTGTACGACGAAATTGCAATCTGGAAGCAGATCCTGATGCAGACGGGGGCGTGCTAG
- a CDS encoding carbohydrate ABC transporter permease gives MSSKLKRQPPAITFLVVAVLAIWMILAAFPFLWTLWGSFKVEGDFFSKADWANALKGTLTQAETGGRFTGDGYYGAWVQEEFWRAALNSVIVCIFVVSISLTLGTLGGYALARSTYRYAFWFLLAALIFRAMPPITLVSGYLPVFFQWNLWGHTATTIIVLVAINQPFTLWMLHSFFKNIPAELDESAMVDGCTRFQAFRNVIIPVMWPGVITTGLFSFLLAYNDFAVTTMLLSKENQTMIPKINSFLGTTQTKGNVMFAVSAVVSVTAPLFLMVLFFQRQIVGGLTAGAVKG, from the coding sequence ATGTCTAGCAAATTAAAACGCCAGCCCCCCGCCATTACGTTTCTGGTCGTCGCCGTTCTGGCGATCTGGATGATCCTGGCTGCCTTTCCGTTCCTTTGGACGCTTTGGGGGTCCTTCAAGGTGGAAGGTGACTTCTTTTCAAAAGCCGACTGGGCAAACGCCTTAAAGGGAACCCTGACGCAAGCCGAAACTGGAGGCCGATTTACAGGCGACGGCTACTATGGGGCTTGGGTGCAGGAAGAGTTCTGGCGCGCCGCGCTGAATTCAGTGATCGTCTGTATTTTCGTGGTCTCGATTTCCCTGACGCTTGGCACACTTGGCGGCTACGCGCTGGCCCGGTCGACTTATCGCTATGCGTTCTGGTTCCTGCTGGCAGCTCTGATTTTCCGCGCAATGCCGCCGATCACACTGGTGTCGGGTTATCTGCCGGTGTTTTTCCAATGGAACCTTTGGGGGCACACCGCGACAACCATCATCGTGCTGGTCGCGATCAACCAGCCCTTCACGCTGTGGATGCTGCACTCGTTTTTCAAAAACATTCCGGCCGAACTGGATGAAAGCGCAATGGTTGATGGCTGCACCCGTTTTCAGGCGTTTCGCAACGTGATCATTCCGGTGATGTGGCCGGGGGTGATTACCACGGGCCTGTTCTCTTTTTTGCTGGCGTACAATGACTTTGCGGTCACAACGATGCTGCTGTCGAAAGAAAACCAAACTATGATACCTAAGATCAACAGCTTCCTTGGCACCACGCAGACCAAGGGCAATGTGATGTTCGCTGTGTCTGCGGTTGTCTCGGTGACGGCACCTTTGTTCCTGATGGTCCTATTCTTCCAGCGCCAGATTGTCGGCGGCCTGACCGCCGGCGCGGTTAAGGGGTGA
- a CDS encoding LacI family DNA-binding transcriptional regulator has translation MSTTKVTSQQVAERAGVSQSAVSRVFTPGASASKKTVEKVRKAAAELGYRPNVLARAMVSGKSRIIGLVVAYLENQFYPEALEKLSNELQQRGYHVLIFLAEQTAGNIDDVVEEILDYQVDGIIAASVAMSSDLSERCRAAGVPMVLFNRSQDDPNMSAVTSDNYAGGRKIAEFLLAAGHRKIGHIAGWEGASTQRDREAGFISALAEAGVALHSRATGDFTMEKAAEATRKMFATDPPKAVFVANDHMALAVMDTLRFELGLKVPEDVSVVGFDDVPAAGWPAYNLTTVRQPANRMVADTVEILLDQIENKSDEPRRIAIDGPLILRGSARIPEGWTA, from the coding sequence ATGAGCACAACCAAGGTCACATCTCAACAAGTTGCTGAACGTGCTGGCGTCAGCCAATCGGCAGTTAGCCGGGTGTTCACGCCCGGCGCTTCGGCGTCAAAAAAGACTGTCGAGAAAGTTCGCAAAGCGGCTGCCGAACTGGGGTATCGTCCCAACGTTCTGGCACGCGCCATGGTGTCTGGCAAAAGCCGGATCATCGGGCTGGTCGTGGCATATCTGGAAAACCAGTTTTACCCAGAAGCACTTGAGAAACTGTCAAACGAATTGCAGCAACGCGGCTATCACGTACTGATTTTTCTGGCCGAACAAACCGCTGGAAACATTGACGATGTCGTCGAGGAAATCCTTGATTATCAAGTTGATGGAATCATAGCGGCCTCGGTTGCCATGTCCTCCGACTTGTCTGAACGATGCCGGGCAGCGGGCGTGCCGATGGTGCTATTCAATCGTAGCCAAGATGACCCGAACATGTCCGCTGTGACCTCAGACAACTATGCCGGTGGGCGCAAAATTGCAGAGTTTCTTCTGGCCGCCGGACACCGAAAAATCGGCCATATCGCCGGATGGGAAGGCGCCTCGACCCAACGTGATCGCGAGGCTGGGTTCATCTCTGCTTTGGCCGAAGCGGGTGTCGCCCTGCATTCCCGCGCCACTGGTGACTTCACCATGGAAAAGGCTGCCGAGGCCACCCGCAAGATGTTCGCAACAGATCCGCCCAAAGCCGTTTTCGTCGCCAACGACCACATGGCCTTGGCCGTTATGGACACGTTACGGTTCGAGTTGGGGTTGAAAGTGCCCGAGGATGTATCGGTCGTCGGCTTCGATGACGTACCAGCCGCTGGCTGGCCTGCCTATAACCTCACAACCGTACGCCAGCCCGCCAATCGCATGGTGGCCGACACGGTCGAAATTCTGCTCGACCAGATCGAAAACAAAAGCGACGAACCACGCCGCATCGCCATTGATGGGCCTTTGATCCTGCGCGGATCAGCCCGCATTCCAGAAGGATGGACCGCATGA
- a CDS encoding ester cyclase: MSSPDRTPYLEYAAALRHPGDFAPATERFFSPAAQINVVHPFNETGNGSGYHDAVIATLQAAFTGLYRRDDIVMAGQFEDGDWITATGYYVGHFSSDWIGLRATGRLAYLRYGEFHRMENGAAVESYIFLDLPELMIASGQWPISSGPGNERGYTGLIHGPATQDGVMTAPQDPAESAKSYQITSDMLLKLATKDEAWRPYWHENMMWYGPGAFGSFIGIEHFASFQVPFEGQFDGWSGGSKNNGMTRHFTRFGDGNYSCSGGWPSLTGVNVKSFLEQEPTGERVFMRVCDWWRREADLLVENWVFVDVPHVLKQLGFDLFADLENAG, encoded by the coding sequence ATGAGTTCTCCCGACCGAACCCCATATCTTGAATATGCCGCCGCGCTACGCCACCCCGGCGACTTCGCCCCGGCAACAGAACGTTTCTTTTCACCCGCCGCCCAAATCAACGTGGTGCACCCGTTCAACGAAACCGGCAACGGCAGCGGCTATCATGATGCAGTGATTGCGACGCTTCAGGCAGCCTTTACCGGACTGTATCGCCGCGACGATATCGTTATGGCAGGACAGTTTGAAGATGGCGATTGGATCACTGCCACCGGTTATTACGTCGGTCACTTCAGCAGTGACTGGATCGGCCTTCGTGCCACGGGCCGGTTGGCCTATCTTCGATACGGTGAATTTCACCGGATGGAAAACGGTGCGGCAGTGGAAAGCTACATCTTTCTGGACCTCCCGGAATTGATGATCGCGTCGGGTCAATGGCCCATCTCTAGCGGTCCAGGTAATGAGCGTGGATATACCGGTCTGATCCACGGGCCGGCCACGCAAGATGGTGTCATGACCGCACCGCAGGATCCGGCAGAGAGTGCGAAAAGCTACCAAATCACCTCGGACATGTTGCTTAAGCTGGCAACCAAGGACGAAGCCTGGCGACCTTACTGGCACGAAAACATGATGTGGTATGGCCCCGGTGCGTTCGGGTCATTCATTGGCATCGAACATTTCGCATCCTTTCAGGTGCCCTTTGAAGGCCAGTTCGACGGCTGGTCGGGGGGATCGAAGAACAACGGCATGACCCGCCATTTCACGCGTTTCGGCGATGGCAACTACTCCTGCTCGGGCGGGTGGCCATCGCTGACTGGCGTTAATGTCAAATCGTTCCTTGAACAGGAACCGACCGGCGAGCGCGTCTTCATGCGTGTCTGCGATTGGTGGCGCCGCGAGGCCGATCTGCTGGTTGAAAACTGGGTCTTTGTGGATGTTCCACACGTGCTCAAACAACTCGGGTTCGACCTGTTTGCTGATTTGGAGAACGCGGGATGA
- a CDS encoding carbohydrate ABC transporter permease: protein MKHRSFFWFVLPSALAMLLFIFFPIISVIVQSFHVEHEQVIKTVETCDLFGCKESTTIDQEATAALKEAQPLGQFAGFKTYLDRNHLATSEVSSTWNRTNSWRDFGAQMLNLPFYKAIGFTLTFTFVVTPLMIVLGFIVAVAVNGAAKRLRGMLIFFSLLPMMITPLVGALILFWMVDARGIIGTTLQYLAGDPDLSVKASTPMMWIMLMVYGVWHAVPFAFIVYYAGLQSVNQDTLEAARVDGANRWLQIRHVIIPHLLPLTTFIALMQLMDNFRVFEPIVSFAASAHATSLSWAIYNDLGGETRQLSSAAATSVLTILGVAILLSPVLVRTWREFDRK from the coding sequence ATGAAGCATAGATCGTTCTTTTGGTTTGTTCTGCCATCGGCATTGGCGATGCTGCTGTTTATCTTTTTTCCGATCATTTCGGTAATTGTTCAATCGTTCCATGTTGAGCATGAGCAGGTCATTAAAACAGTCGAAACTTGCGATTTGTTCGGGTGCAAGGAATCTACGACAATCGACCAAGAGGCAACGGCCGCTTTGAAAGAAGCCCAGCCTCTGGGACAGTTTGCGGGTTTCAAAACGTATCTGGATCGAAACCACCTCGCGACGAGTGAAGTCAGCTCCACTTGGAACAGAACCAACAGCTGGCGCGATTTCGGGGCGCAGATGTTGAACTTGCCGTTCTATAAAGCGATAGGCTTCACACTCACCTTTACCTTCGTCGTAACACCTTTGATGATCGTTCTTGGCTTTATCGTCGCCGTCGCCGTCAACGGTGCGGCCAAACGGTTGCGCGGTATGCTGATATTCTTCTCACTTTTGCCAATGATGATTACCCCGTTGGTCGGCGCTTTGATCCTATTTTGGATGGTAGACGCGCGTGGCATCATCGGGACCACGCTACAATATCTGGCAGGCGACCCGGACTTATCCGTCAAAGCGTCGACGCCGATGATGTGGATCATGCTGATGGTCTATGGCGTGTGGCATGCCGTGCCCTTTGCCTTCATCGTTTATTACGCGGGTCTGCAATCCGTAAATCAGGACACATTGGAAGCCGCTCGGGTCGACGGGGCCAACCGCTGGCTACAAATCCGCCATGTGATCATCCCGCATCTGTTGCCGCTCACAACTTTCATCGCGCTGATGCAGCTGATGGATAATTTCAGAGTGTTTGAGCCGATCGTCAGTTTTGCTGCCAGCGCGCATGCGACCTCGCTCAGTTGGGCGATCTACAACGACCTTGGTGGGGAAACCCGACAGCTTTCGTCCGCAGCCGCGACCTCGGTTCTGACAATTCTCGGTGTGGCCATTCTGTTGTCACCAGTCCTTGTGCGCACGTGGCGCGAATTCGATCGGAAATAG
- a CDS encoding SDR family NAD(P)-dependent oxidoreductase yields MSLPTTPSFRLDGKRALVAGASSGIGLACAAALGEAGAEVTLAARRTEVLNDLVDEMIAAGMSASALPLDVADVAGTQAAIANDGPFDILLNSAGLARHSPANETKEDDFDAVANLNVKGAYFLTQAVAKGLVAAGKPGSLINISSQMAHVGGLDRAVYCATKHAVEGFTKAMAIEWGKSGIRVNTICPTFILTDLTRSTFEQPDKRSWIEDKIKLGRVGEVEDIMGAVVFLASEASSLVTGTALMIDGGWTAE; encoded by the coding sequence ATGTCTCTTCCCACGACCCCATCCTTCCGCCTTGATGGCAAACGCGCGCTGGTCGCGGGCGCAAGCTCCGGCATCGGTCTGGCTTGTGCTGCGGCCTTAGGTGAGGCCGGGGCCGAGGTCACACTGGCCGCCCGACGCACTGAAGTGCTGAACGATTTGGTTGATGAAATGATAGCTGCGGGCATGTCCGCCTCCGCCTTGCCCTTGGATGTGGCAGACGTGGCGGGAACCCAAGCGGCCATCGCAAACGATGGGCCATTCGACATCCTTTTGAACTCTGCCGGGCTGGCCCGCCACAGCCCGGCCAACGAGACGAAAGAAGATGATTTTGATGCGGTCGCAAACCTGAACGTCAAAGGGGCTTATTTCCTGACGCAGGCGGTCGCCAAAGGTTTGGTTGCAGCAGGCAAACCCGGCAGCCTGATCAATATCTCATCGCAGATGGCACATGTGGGCGGGCTGGATCGCGCGGTCTATTGTGCCACCAAGCACGCAGTTGAAGGGTTCACTAAGGCGATGGCAATCGAATGGGGCAAGTCGGGCATCCGCGTCAACACAATCTGCCCAACCTTCATTCTGACCGATCTGACACGCTCGACCTTCGAGCAACCTGATAAGCGCTCGTGGATCGAAGACAAGATCAAGCTTGGCCGCGTCGGCGAGGTCGAGGACATCATGGGCGCAGTGGTATTCTTGGCCTCAGAGGCGTCTTCCCTTGTGACAGGCACGGCCCTGATGATCGACGGCGGGTGGACAGCGGAATGA